In a single window of the Drosophila albomicans strain 15112-1751.03 chromosome 3, ASM965048v2, whole genome shotgun sequence genome:
- the LOC127565467 gene encoding uncharacterized protein LOC127565467 — translation MTHQVRKEKKSKPQAEDSLVPAEHDWWAEFCKESSVHGMPYLARRDLHWTERIFWLLTIVAATYYAISSCFLQWKRFRDNPLVYEYEYIYMLRNFSLPGITICTLFPRLTNADKLIYDTWNVNPNEDIAKGDYYRSFLVTLTNVQYNNLQILEPYEKDPTLTDIDIVKLLLELHKEISPPVNKSNEPQPLVPNLTEMGLCQTNSRLTRYGNPYGKLKDMKVIPVRNGSFFSPTQIQLKPYYNYTVVQLFMHDVNEMMLPQDRRTVSVYTGIKVFYSIRVKLNTISAEDEVTHVPIAYRKCRYTNEANLKYYSVYYPSLCRMECRINRALELCKCKPFFYAAGPKNVICNINGMLCLQRRKWLDKACDCLPLCKENSFIVTEDLGQNSGGDDYKGEGYERMIQIHVELPKMGMKRRVVFSTDQLIMSFGGAIGLFLGASFMTIYGLIYLVLYFIIVKCKSTTFCKKKDTLQNA, via the exons ATGACGCATCAAGTCAGAAAGGAGAAAAAGAGCAAGCCACAAGCGGAAGATTCTCTTGTGCCCGCGGAGCACGATTGGTGGGCAGAGTTTTGCAAGGAATCTTCGGTACATGGGATGCCGTATTTGGCTCGCAGGGATCTGCATTGGACCGAACGAATATTCTGGTTGCTGACTATTGTGGCAGCCACTTACTATGCGATCAGCAGTTGCTTTTTGCAATGGAAGCGTTTTCGTGATAATCCCCTCGTTTACGAATATGAATACATTTATATGCTCCGCAATTTTTCCTTGCCGGGAATCACAATTTGTACGTTATTCCCCAGACTGACAAACGCAGATAAACTGATTTACGA CACTTGGAATGTAAACCCAAACGAGGATATAGCAAAGGGCGATTATTATCGCTCCTTTCTGGTTACACTAACAAACGTGCAGTACAACAACTTGCAAATTCTGGAGCCCTACGAAAAAGATCCGACTCTGACGGACATTGACATAGTTAAACTATTGCTAGAGCTGCATAAGGAAATCAGTCCTCCGGTTAACAAAAGCAACGAACCTCAACCACTTGTACCGAACCTCACCGAAATGGGGCTGTGTCAGACAAACTCCAGATTAACTCGCTATGGAAATCCATATGGAAAGCT AAAGGATATGAAAGTGATTCCGGTAAGAAATGGCAGCTTTTTCAGTCCCACCCAGATACAGCTAAAGCCATATTATAACTACACCGTAGTGCAATTG TTCATGCACGATGTCAACGAGATGATGCTGCCTCAAGATCGACGCACGGTGAGCGTTTATACAGGCATCAAAGTTTTCTATTCGATAAGGGTAAAGCTTAACACAATATCGGCTGAGGATGAAGTGACTCATGTGCCCATTGCCTATCGCAAGTGTCGCTATACCAATGAAGCTAACCTCAAGTATTACAGT GTTTATTATCCTAGTCTGTGTCGCATGGAGTGTCGCATCAATCGCGCTCTGGAACTGTGCAAATGTAAACCATTTTTCTATGCCGCTGGACCCAAAAATGTAATCTGCAATATCAATGGAATGCTGTGCTTACAGCGCCGAAAGTGGCTGGACAAAGCCTGTGATTGCTTGCCCTTATGTAAAGAGAATAGCTTCATTGTCACAGAAGATCTCGGCCAGAATTCA GGCGGCGACGATTACAAAGGCGAAGGTTATGAGCGAATGATCCAAATCCATGTGGAGTTGCCCAAAATGGGCATGAAGCGCAGAGTTGTCTTTAGCACGGATCAACTGATTATGTCCTTTGGCGGTGCTATTGGACTTTTTTTGGGTGCTAGCTTCATGACCATATATGGcttgatatatttggtattgtATTTCATAATAGTCAAATGCAAATCTACGACTTTTTGTAAGAAAAAAGATACACTACAAAATGCTTAG